Proteins encoded within one genomic window of Camelina sativa cultivar DH55 chromosome 19, Cs, whole genome shotgun sequence:
- the LOC104767833 gene encoding floral homeotic protein PMADS 1-like: MARKKIKLAWIENDNSRVIRSKKRREGLLKKIEEVTILCDVKACIIMFSPEEDYPMVWPSLKQVRDLLDDFFALPEIEKKKKETSLQSYLKEKTKKVHEQLMKTHKKNQNYAIDQMMLQLHRGRSIADLDLNEIYALISFSKDNVMLHRKKLHFVQHSPLRDPPDPLFERKFEEFETTTNGVFARGRQEDERAWNTNEAMKEININAAIPGNQQSCYLIDQWFPFQGNNINGLEMEPIGAPVISFHGLVGSVSQPLQHHNTNNNPTMAMSQPNQCPFDFMNPEFGVKDKGSIVNNGDSQFQRRSNTIEISNDIRRESPAKEATDGEDNDMM, from the coding sequence AtggcaagaaaaaaaataaaacttgcgtGGATAGAGAATGACAACTCAAGAGTCATACGTTCGAAAAAAAGGAGGGAAGGGTTACtgaaaaagatagaagaagtaACTATATTGTGTGATGTTAAGGCGTGTATCATCATGTTCAGCCCTGAGGAGGATTATCCAATGGTGTGGCCATCTCTTAAGCAGGTTCGTGACCTCCTAGACGATTTCTTTGCCTTACCAGAgatcgagaagaagaaaaaagagacgAGTCTCCAGTCATACCTGAAAGAGAAGACTAAGAAGGTCCACGAGCAACTGATGAAAACTCATAAGAAGAACCAGAATTATGCCATTGATCAGATGATGTTGCAACTACATCGTGGTCGTAGTATTGCAGATCTTGACTTAAATGAGATCTATGCATTGATATCTTTCTCAAAGGATAATGTCATGCTTCATAGGAAGAAGCTACATTTCGTGCAACATTCTCCTCTTCGAGATCCACCTGATCCTTTATTTGAAAGGAAATTTGAGGAGTTTGAGACCACTACGAATGGTGTTTTTGCAAGAGGTCGTCAAGAAGATGAGAGAGCTTGGAATACTAATGAAGCAATGAAAGAGATTAACATTAATGCTGCAATACCGGGGAATCAACAAAGTTGTTACTTGATAGATCAGTGGTTTCCATTCCAAGGAAATAATATCAATGGATTGGAGATGGAGCCGATTGGAGCTCCTGTGATATCTTTCCATGGTTTGGTTGGGTCGGTTTCTCAACCACTGCAACATCATAACACCAACAACAATCCAACTATGGCTATGAGTCAACCCAACCAATGCCCGTTTGATTTCATGAATCCTGAGTTTGGGGTCAAAGATAAAGGAAGCATTGTTAACAATGGCGACTCACAATTTCAAAGAAGGAGCAACACTATAGAAATCAGTAATGATATTCGTAGAGAGTCACCGGCTAAGGAAGCAACCGATGGGGAAGATAATGATATGATGTGA